The following proteins are co-located in the Desulfatirhabdium butyrativorans DSM 18734 genome:
- a CDS encoding heavy metal translocating P-type ATPase gives MTTENSHAAATAGPSAMERVELPVTGMTCANCAMTIERTLKRKVPGVLQAAVNFASERASVDFDPKTATLDDIIAAIRKAGYDALPPANESDPMAADAEQQAREAEIRDQERKFLVGLVFTLPLFVLSMSRDFGLLGHWAHGWWVNWLFFALATPVQFYTAWDYYVGGIKSLGNRSANMDVLVALGSSVAYGYSVIILLSPDLGHHVYFETSAVIITLIKLGKVLEARAKGKTGSAIRELLNLQPQTATLLAAETAVEIPVSKIRAGDILLVRPGGRIPCDGIVIEGESAVDESMLTGEPIAVDKAPDSPVVGATINGFGLLKIRAVHVGKDTALARIVRMVQQAQGSKAPVQALADKVAAIFVPTIIVLAIVTGIVWYGVTADIVTAMIRTVAVLVIACPCALGLATPTAVMAGMGAGAKNGILFKNSTGLQETARLDILVLDKTGTLTEGKPLVSAVFAAPSTMPEAFGSGMIRNASMGSPNDPQTEILRLAASAEQGSEHPLGKAIVQEAVKQGISLETIARFQAFGGSGIEVLLGCGLQVRVGKPDWMREDGSAFLMEDASAKALMGWTEEQSTLGRTPVIISVTGTGTNGKTGSHAKSSPVLLGAISLSDRLKTDAADAVSAIHALGLRTVMLTGDNEKTAAAIAAEAGIDQWRAGLKPDEKLDAIDDLQRQGRVVGMVGDGINDAPALAQAHVGIAIGTGTDVAIESADVILTGGRLSGIARAIRLSRATLRTIRQNLIWAFGYNVVLIPIAAGVLYPFPDIPMALRQLHPILAALAMAFSSVSVVTNSLRLSSTGIPAESLPASSKRD, from the coding sequence ATGACGACTGAAAACTCCCATGCGGCGGCAACCGCCGGGCCCTCCGCCATGGAACGGGTCGAGCTGCCTGTCACCGGCATGACATGCGCCAACTGCGCCATGACGATCGAGCGTACGCTCAAGCGAAAAGTGCCCGGTGTGTTGCAGGCCGCCGTGAATTTTGCATCTGAGCGGGCCAGCGTCGATTTCGACCCAAAAACCGCCACGCTCGATGACATCATCGCCGCCATCCGCAAGGCCGGATACGATGCGCTGCCGCCCGCAAACGAATCCGATCCCATGGCGGCCGATGCCGAGCAGCAGGCCCGGGAAGCGGAAATCCGTGACCAGGAACGAAAATTCCTGGTCGGGCTCGTGTTCACCCTGCCGCTGTTTGTTCTCAGCATGAGCCGGGATTTCGGCCTTCTCGGGCACTGGGCGCATGGCTGGTGGGTGAATTGGCTCTTTTTCGCTTTAGCCACGCCGGTTCAGTTTTACACGGCATGGGATTACTACGTCGGCGGCATCAAAAGCCTCGGGAACCGAAGCGCAAACATGGACGTTCTGGTCGCGCTCGGCTCTTCGGTGGCCTATGGCTATTCCGTCATCATTCTCCTTTCGCCCGATCTGGGGCACCATGTCTATTTCGAAACTTCGGCAGTCATCATCACACTCATCAAACTCGGCAAGGTGCTCGAAGCGCGAGCCAAAGGCAAAACCGGAAGCGCCATCCGTGAGTTGCTGAATCTGCAGCCTCAGACGGCCACCCTGCTGGCAGCGGAAACAGCCGTGGAAATTCCGGTATCGAAAATCCGGGCGGGTGACATTCTGCTGGTTCGGCCCGGAGGCCGCATTCCCTGCGACGGCATCGTGATCGAGGGGGAATCGGCAGTCGATGAGTCCATGCTGACGGGCGAACCGATTGCCGTAGACAAGGCGCCGGATTCTCCAGTGGTTGGTGCCACCATCAACGGGTTCGGGCTGTTGAAGATTCGGGCCGTGCATGTCGGAAAAGATACGGCCCTTGCCCGGATCGTCCGCATGGTCCAGCAGGCCCAGGGCAGCAAGGCCCCTGTTCAGGCCCTGGCCGACAAGGTAGCGGCGATCTTCGTGCCAACGATCATCGTTCTGGCCATTGTCACCGGCATTGTGTGGTATGGCGTCACAGCCGATATCGTTACCGCAATGATCCGAACCGTGGCCGTGCTGGTCATTGCCTGCCCCTGCGCCCTGGGCCTAGCCACACCGACCGCCGTGATGGCCGGCATGGGAGCGGGTGCCAAGAACGGTATCCTTTTCAAAAACAGCACCGGGCTTCAGGAAACGGCTCGGCTCGATATCCTCGTCCTCGACAAGACCGGCACCCTCACCGAAGGAAAGCCCCTGGTGAGCGCCGTGTTTGCCGCACCATCCACCATGCCGGAAGCCTTTGGAAGCGGCATGATCCGAAATGCCTCAATGGGAAGCCCGAACGACCCGCAAACCGAAATCCTTCGCCTGGCCGCTTCCGCAGAGCAGGGCTCGGAGCATCCCCTCGGGAAGGCGATTGTTCAGGAGGCGGTAAAACAAGGAATCTCGCTTGAAACCATCGCACGGTTCCAGGCCTTCGGCGGCTCCGGTATCGAAGTCCTTCTGGGCTGCGGACTCCAGGTGCGGGTCGGCAAGCCGGATTGGATGCGGGAAGACGGATCGGCGTTTCTGATGGAAGATGCTTCAGCCAAAGCCCTGATGGGCTGGACGGAAGAACAAAGCACGCTGGGCCGAACCCCCGTGATCATCTCGGTGACTGGCACCGGAACGAACGGAAAGACCGGGTCCCACGCCAAGTCGTCACCCGTCCTGCTTGGCGCCATCTCCTTGTCGGACCGGCTGAAAACCGATGCAGCGGATGCCGTCTCCGCCATCCATGCGCTGGGGCTTCGAACGGTCATGCTGACCGGAGACAACGAAAAAACAGCGGCAGCCATTGCGGCGGAAGCAGGCATCGATCAGTGGCGTGCCGGATTGAAACCGGACGAGAAGCTCGACGCAATTGACGATTTGCAGCGGCAAGGTCGTGTCGTCGGGATGGTGGGGGATGGGATCAACGACGCGCCCGCCCTTGCCCAGGCCCATGTGGGGATTGCCATCGGTACGGGAACGGATGTGGCCATCGAAAGTGCGGACGTCATCCTGACAGGCGGAAGGCTTTCCGGCATTGCCAGGGCCATCCGTCTGAGCCGGGCGACACTGCGTACGATCCGCCAGAACCTGATCTGGGCCTTCGGCTACAATGTCGTGCTCATTCCCATCGCAGCAGGCGTCTTGTACCCGTTTCCGGATATACCCATGGCCCTGCGGCAACTTCATCCGATTCTGGCCGCGCTTGCCATGGCCTTCAGCAGCGTATCGGTAGTCACCAACAGTTTGAGGCTGAGCAGTACCGGAATTCCGGCTGAAAGTCTGCCGGCATCGTCAAAGCGGGATTGA
- a CDS encoding YcaO-like family protein: protein MNFALKDTFKGYTLDQDKALTPAETVDRLLERLGAIDLDILEKAVRIDNGRLDIPVFISFYGKDARAITGIRKQMGKGATPKQAEASALMELAERFSFFSFSNDPNRFVTGTFRQFTENALPYSAIARSVHDETDDAERIRSVFESLVLRWTEGWNLSEGRGILVPFDWFYAINAFNGTSAGNCAEEALVQGISEIVERHVCSLISRNRIPVPGIRPESATDPLVREMLCKYERNGIILHVSDFTLDMGIPTVGVLAFDPATFPKSSEIVWTAGTTPNPEKAFSRALTEIAQLAGDFNSGSRYEASGLPKPGALEDVPFIVSPDRWIDLQALPNLSDDNLRIEVERCVSALAAKNLEVILIDTMHPDLRIPAFYTLIPGAHFRERAASGSVGMFVAKLVCQNYSPKQSFAVLQQMAALLPNTYYLPFYTGTILFGIEQHEQAITQLHLALDRNPPAEDRAAIHSYLGQCYKSLGKYHEAIETLEKGLTLDPGRTDILNLLGFCRFKTGDHETAVRCFEAILKEDPGSAIDHANLAVNLQRLDRIPEAIRHFKLALRLDPGIDFARSALESLSPHQSD, encoded by the coding sequence ATGAACTTCGCACTGAAAGATACTTTCAAAGGTTACACGCTGGATCAGGACAAGGCCCTCACGCCGGCGGAAACCGTCGATCGGCTGCTCGAGCGGCTTGGCGCAATCGATCTCGACATCCTGGAAAAGGCGGTTCGCATCGACAACGGCCGTCTCGACATTCCCGTTTTTATCAGTTTCTACGGAAAGGATGCCCGAGCCATCACCGGGATCCGCAAGCAGATGGGAAAAGGGGCCACGCCAAAACAGGCCGAAGCCTCGGCTCTCATGGAACTGGCGGAACGATTCAGCTTCTTCAGTTTCTCAAACGATCCGAACCGGTTTGTCACCGGCACCTTCCGGCAATTTACAGAGAACGCCCTCCCCTATTCGGCCATCGCGCGATCCGTTCACGACGAAACCGATGATGCCGAACGCATCCGCTCCGTCTTCGAATCCCTCGTTCTCCGGTGGACCGAAGGTTGGAACCTGAGCGAAGGACGAGGCATCCTCGTACCCTTCGACTGGTTTTATGCCATCAACGCCTTCAACGGCACTTCCGCCGGCAACTGTGCCGAAGAGGCCCTCGTTCAGGGCATATCGGAAATCGTGGAGCGCCATGTCTGCTCGCTGATCAGCCGAAACCGCATCCCGGTTCCGGGCATCCGGCCGGAGTCCGCAACCGATCCCCTGGTACGGGAAATGCTATGCAAGTACGAACGAAACGGCATCATTCTCCATGTTTCCGATTTCACGCTCGACATGGGCATCCCCACAGTCGGCGTGCTGGCCTTCGATCCCGCCACATTCCCCAAGTCGAGTGAAATCGTCTGGACGGCAGGCACCACCCCCAACCCCGAGAAAGCCTTCAGCCGGGCGCTGACCGAAATCGCCCAGCTTGCAGGCGACTTCAACTCCGGCTCCCGTTACGAGGCAAGCGGTCTTCCAAAACCAGGCGCACTCGAAGATGTTCCGTTCATCGTTTCACCGGATCGCTGGATCGATCTGCAAGCCCTGCCCAACCTGTCCGACGACAATCTGCGTATCGAAGTCGAGCGGTGCGTCTCGGCGCTTGCCGCGAAAAACCTCGAAGTCATCCTCATCGATACGATGCATCCGGACCTGCGGATTCCGGCCTTCTACACCCTCATACCCGGAGCCCATTTCCGGGAACGGGCCGCATCCGGCAGTGTCGGGATGTTCGTGGCAAAACTCGTCTGTCAGAACTACAGCCCGAAACAATCTTTTGCCGTGCTCCAGCAGATGGCAGCCCTGCTTCCAAACACCTATTACCTGCCGTTCTATACGGGCACGATCCTTTTCGGAATCGAACAGCATGAACAGGCAATTACCCAGCTCCATCTTGCTCTCGATCGAAACCCGCCTGCCGAGGATCGTGCCGCCATTCATTCGTATCTGGGGCAGTGTTACAAAAGTCTCGGCAAATACCATGAAGCCATTGAAACCCTGGAAAAAGGACTTACCCTCGATCCGGGGCGCACAGACATCCTGAATCTGCTCGGCTTCTGCCGGTTCAAGACGGGAGATCATGAAACCGCCGTACGCTGTTTCGAGGCTATTCTGAAGGAGGATCCGGGCTCGGCCATCGACCATGCCAATCTTGCCGTGAACCTGCAGCGACTGGATCGCATTCCGGAGGCCATCCGGCATTTCAAGCTTGCCCTGCGTCTCGATCCTGGGATCGATTTCGCCCGAAGCGCCCTCGAATCGCTTTCTCCCCATCAATCCGACTGA
- a CDS encoding protein kinase domain-containing protein — translation MKTIGKYRILGLLGKGGTSRVYKVMVPEIGNIVALKWLYPHPFLLDLLGMEKLEELFLSEARIMAKLRHPHLLPVWDYGVALGRPFYTMEYLCDNVGLWIGEGAEVEIPTRQLPVDMALRITRETLSGLARMHAGGWIHRDIKPFNLLLTDQSSVRIADFGLSLTRGEKAAYPKNLKIGSPYYAPPEQEAAPDSVGFSSDLYSVGVTLYRMLTGNLPQFSMASIADLVPELDETWDMFFRSAIAPDPKRRFQTAEDMDAAIQELQQSWERRKSLICQLEPEPKLIESQIRDPTNRPIRHLPQKIGFHEARECFHLDLLWRPDHPLAPDFVSVGKNLVADRVNGLIWEQSGSAYPENVRQSLLRIERMNRERFCGIGSWRLPTVEEMLTLIAPPSRFEKICAPSFFDPLQKRLWSIDRKSATACWFASLDVGFVHWLDVTGYAYSRAVSTA, via the coding sequence ATGAAAACCATCGGCAAATACCGCATTCTCGGCTTGCTCGGCAAAGGCGGCACCAGCCGGGTGTACAAGGTGATGGTACCGGAAATCGGAAACATTGTCGCCCTGAAATGGCTGTACCCACATCCCTTTCTTTTAGATCTGCTGGGCATGGAAAAGCTGGAGGAACTGTTTCTGAGCGAGGCACGCATCATGGCCAAACTGCGGCATCCGCACCTGCTTCCGGTCTGGGACTACGGCGTGGCGCTGGGCCGGCCTTTCTACACGATGGAATACCTTTGCGACAATGTGGGGCTGTGGATCGGAGAAGGTGCAGAGGTGGAAATACCGACCCGGCAACTTCCGGTGGACATGGCGCTTCGGATCACCCGCGAAACCCTTTCCGGGCTTGCCCGAATGCATGCGGGAGGATGGATTCATCGCGACATCAAGCCGTTCAATCTGCTGCTGACGGACCAGTCGTCCGTCAGAATCGCCGATTTTGGCCTTTCGTTGACCAGGGGCGAGAAGGCTGCTTATCCGAAAAACCTGAAAATTGGCTCTCCCTATTATGCCCCACCCGAGCAGGAGGCAGCCCCCGATAGCGTCGGGTTCAGTTCGGACCTGTATTCCGTCGGAGTGACCCTGTACCGGATGCTGACAGGGAATCTGCCGCAATTTTCCATGGCATCCATCGCGGATCTGGTTCCCGAACTGGATGAAACATGGGACATGTTCTTCCGATCCGCCATCGCCCCAGATCCGAAGCGCCGGTTCCAAACAGCAGAAGACATGGATGCCGCCATCCAGGAACTGCAGCAATCATGGGAGCGGCGCAAATCGCTCATTTGCCAGCTTGAACCCGAACCGAAGTTGATTGAATCTCAAATACGGGATCCAACGAACCGCCCCATTCGCCACCTTCCGCAAAAAATCGGATTTCATGAAGCAAGGGAATGTTTTCACCTCGATTTGCTTTGGCGTCCCGATCATCCGCTTGCACCGGATTTCGTATCCGTCGGCAAAAATCTCGTGGCAGATCGGGTAAACGGCCTGATCTGGGAGCAATCCGGTTCAGCCTACCCGGAAAACGTTCGCCAGAGCCTGCTTCGAATCGAGCGGATGAATCGGGAGCGTTTCTGCGGAATCGGCTCCTGGCGGCTTCCCACCGTGGAAGAGATGCTCACTCTGATTGCTCCCCCTTCCCGGTTCGAAAAAATTTGTGCCCCCTCCTTCTTTGACCCGCTTCAGAAACGGCTGTGGAGCATCGATCGAAAAAGCGCCACCGCCTGCTGGTTCGCAAGCCTCGATGTCGGATTCGTCCATTGGCTCGATGTGACGGGTTATGCCTATTCACGGGCTGTTTCAACTGCCTGA
- a CDS encoding heavy-metal-associated domain-containing protein, producing the protein MQKKQFIIPNISCGHCVRTITNELAEIQGVSAVSGNPESKEITVEFEDALSVETILATLKEIGYPAQ; encoded by the coding sequence ATGCAAAAGAAACAATTCATCATTCCCAACATTTCCTGTGGACACTGCGTCCGCACCATCACCAACGAATTGGCGGAAATCCAGGGTGTTTCCGCAGTCAGCGGCAATCCCGAGTCCAAAGAAATCACCGTGGAATTCGAAGATGCCCTCAGTGTTGAGACCATCCTGGCAACCCTGAAAGAAATTGGATACCCGGCGCAATGA
- a CDS encoding DEAD/DEAH box helicase: MTATPPVAEDIPAALNRFDELGQLEKLLLWLCAYIDEPMDVDMLTRLLEMLVQRLFGKYEGPILIFRKNIKSLQNRGWIDESCRCPSPFVRPLFLKALRSYFQGGKGSLVIQEFDRYLGLFHPVRETDATSEKQPTRGRTQRQPSPNNMLMVLAEIIQHSPAGYGLNGSSASKEGPVRFRRMLRGIQVEMARGNPDEAFKYCATMQYLRLPNVAASDIAFPFAAAFPPDFAEAFFAATSLDNRQIVHAEILRKSFWYPVAEVDRLLAGIQSRCLINAEGNARVIDVHAFSIKLTRLMLMGRLSEARSMEETSGLKWPCHRALASFLQGRLDEGKKAFQSFLKELGYLHTPWIELFGCFLHFLHEILRSESVIEGGRIARTIDKLEPLILQPSNVEKAFLALLKPMIPTPTFQVGSAVKALRETVLYGSPTLELFRLLAILCMAGELLPQEMISLKEIQSGFAQCGDGWLAVESAAMLIQAGADEPAYRVLIDEMRNREGIVPFVWQLPIEASWKKRIRAILQTLRPLHPEAGQKAEAPQLTRRIIWQLYIDSEGHPLEVQAVEQKRGKGNKWSAGRVVGVNRLQSAGFKEFMTDQDRAIAACTCPIEGYRRSRYAEYQIDPDRAVVAMIGHPHVYSYREPGRRIELVRAEPELVARRKNGKILLQIHPPSKGDDVLLVQDENPNRYKVVVFSQLFQRVANLIGEDGIEIPATEKDVVSEALSSLSTVMTVHSAVPFGDDRLEQVPANPVPIVQVSPEGSERFRMNILVRPFGSAGPMLHAGKGTATIVSEIDGKHLQTVRNLAEEKRLAAVIQERLLGLDSADGAGGQWIVEHPEDCLHALADLRELQEQGMAVVEWPEGEKFTFSRPLSFDQMHIRMRSVSDWFEMEGELQIDQNRVIGMKQLIDLLAANPGRRFVQMEDGLFLSLTAALRKRLEELSAFTEKRGKKLLLHGLAAAAVQEVIHPFRHVEAASQWQDRLKRIEEAMRLEPAIPSTLRAELREYQKEGFRWMVRLAHLGCGACLADDMGLGKTVQTLAVLLEKAAQAPALVIAPMSVCANWIAEAHRFAPTLRVHTLHVPDRKALIDGLGAMDVLVTSYGLLHQEGEALAAKSWGVIVLDEAQAIKNMTTKRYQAAVRLQGNFKLITTGTPVENHLGEFYTLFQFINPGLLGSKDRFNRRFVVPIEKEHDKQAQQRLRKLVKPFILRRLKSQVLEELPPRTDIVLHVELKPEEIALYEAMRQKALERIATMDGPIERRRFELLAEIMKLRQVCCHPKLVHPEFPDVGSKLEVFGEVVSELLEGGHKALVFSQFLGHLALIRNYLHKAGISYRYLDGQTPAKQRQQEIEAFQSGSGDLFLISLKAGGLGLNLTAADYVIHMDPWWNPAVEDQASDRAHRIGQSQPVTVYRLVAQGTIEEKIVKLHAEKRELAESLLEGTDTSARIGADELLRLIQEEEM; this comes from the coding sequence ATGACCGCCACACCACCTGTTGCTGAAGATATACCCGCAGCATTGAATCGTTTTGATGAGCTTGGGCAGCTCGAAAAGCTGCTGCTCTGGCTGTGTGCCTATATCGACGAGCCCATGGACGTCGATATGTTGACACGCTTGCTGGAGATGCTGGTTCAGCGGCTTTTCGGCAAGTATGAAGGGCCGATCCTGATATTCAGGAAAAATATCAAATCATTGCAGAATAGAGGCTGGATCGATGAATCCTGCCGGTGCCCTTCGCCGTTCGTTCGGCCGCTTTTTCTGAAGGCGCTGCGGAGCTATTTTCAGGGTGGGAAAGGTTCGTTGGTTATTCAGGAATTTGATCGGTATCTGGGGTTATTCCATCCCGTGCGTGAAACCGATGCAACTTCGGAGAAACAGCCAACCCGTGGGCGCACTCAGCGTCAGCCTTCACCCAACAACATGCTGATGGTGCTGGCAGAAATTATCCAACATTCCCCTGCCGGTTATGGGCTGAACGGCTCGTCGGCATCTAAGGAGGGCCCGGTTCGGTTCAGGCGGATGTTGCGGGGAATCCAGGTTGAAATGGCTCGGGGCAATCCGGATGAGGCGTTCAAATACTGCGCCACGATGCAATATCTGCGTTTGCCCAACGTTGCAGCATCGGATATCGCCTTTCCATTTGCCGCAGCATTTCCACCGGATTTTGCAGAAGCATTTTTTGCGGCCACATCGCTGGACAACCGGCAGATTGTTCATGCAGAAATTCTGAGAAAGTCCTTCTGGTATCCTGTGGCGGAAGTGGATCGGCTGTTGGCGGGCATCCAATCCCGATGTTTGATCAATGCGGAGGGAAATGCCCGGGTCATCGATGTGCATGCCTTTTCGATCAAGCTGACCCGCCTGATGCTGATGGGCAGACTTTCCGAAGCGCGGTCCATGGAGGAAACCTCCGGTCTCAAATGGCCCTGCCATCGGGCTTTGGCCTCTTTTCTGCAAGGGCGTCTGGATGAGGGGAAAAAAGCGTTCCAATCCTTTCTGAAGGAATTGGGTTATCTGCATACGCCGTGGATCGAACTGTTCGGCTGCTTTCTCCATTTCCTGCACGAAATTCTTCGAAGCGAATCGGTAATAGAAGGTGGCCGCATCGCCAGAACAATCGACAAGCTCGAGCCGCTGATTTTACAACCGTCCAATGTTGAAAAGGCGTTTCTTGCTTTGCTCAAACCGATGATTCCAACCCCAACCTTTCAGGTCGGCAGCGCCGTGAAAGCGCTTCGGGAAACCGTGTTATACGGTTCTCCTACCCTGGAATTGTTTCGGCTGCTGGCCATCCTCTGCATGGCGGGAGAACTGCTGCCACAGGAAATGATTTCTCTGAAAGAAATTCAGAGCGGTTTTGCCCAGTGCGGCGATGGCTGGCTTGCTGTGGAAAGTGCAGCAATGCTGATACAGGCAGGCGCCGACGAGCCTGCCTACCGGGTGCTGATCGATGAAATGCGGAACAGGGAAGGCATCGTTCCATTCGTCTGGCAACTGCCGATTGAAGCATCCTGGAAAAAGCGGATTCGCGCAATTCTGCAAACCCTGCGCCCGCTTCATCCAGAAGCGGGGCAGAAGGCCGAAGCCCCTCAGTTGACCAGAAGGATTATCTGGCAATTGTATATCGATTCAGAGGGACATCCCCTGGAAGTTCAGGCGGTGGAGCAGAAACGGGGTAAGGGCAACAAGTGGTCCGCAGGAAGAGTCGTTGGTGTCAACCGGCTGCAATCGGCGGGTTTCAAAGAGTTCATGACGGACCAGGACAGGGCCATTGCTGCCTGCACCTGTCCCATCGAGGGCTATCGCCGCTCCCGATATGCCGAATACCAAATCGATCCGGATCGTGCGGTCGTTGCCATGATCGGCCATCCCCATGTATACAGTTATCGGGAACCTGGGCGTCGCATCGAGCTGGTCCGGGCCGAGCCCGAGCTGGTCGCCAGGCGGAAGAACGGCAAAATCCTGCTGCAAATCCATCCGCCATCAAAAGGGGATGACGTGTTGCTGGTCCAGGATGAGAACCCGAATCGATACAAGGTGGTTGTCTTCAGTCAGCTCTTTCAGCGGGTGGCCAACCTGATCGGGGAAGACGGCATCGAGATACCCGCAACGGAAAAGGATGTTGTCTCGGAAGCGCTCTCCTCGCTTTCTACGGTCATGACAGTGCATTCGGCTGTTCCTTTCGGCGATGATCGGCTGGAGCAGGTGCCCGCAAACCCGGTCCCGATTGTGCAGGTATCCCCCGAGGGTTCGGAACGGTTCCGAATGAATATTCTGGTGCGCCCGTTTGGCTCGGCCGGGCCCATGCTCCATGCAGGCAAGGGGACTGCCACCATTGTCTCGGAAATCGACGGCAAACACCTTCAGACCGTTCGGAATCTTGCAGAAGAAAAGCGGCTGGCTGCAGTCATCCAGGAGCGTCTATTAGGGCTCGATTCGGCGGATGGCGCCGGGGGACAGTGGATTGTCGAACACCCCGAAGATTGCTTGCATGCGCTGGCCGATCTGCGGGAGTTGCAGGAACAGGGGATGGCCGTTGTGGAATGGCCCGAAGGCGAGAAATTCACATTCAGCCGTCCACTTTCCTTCGATCAGATGCATATACGGATGCGATCTGTTTCGGACTGGTTTGAAATGGAAGGTGAGCTGCAGATCGACCAGAATCGCGTGATCGGCATGAAACAATTGATCGATCTGCTGGCCGCCAATCCGGGCAGGCGATTCGTGCAGATGGAAGACGGGCTTTTTCTGAGCCTGACTGCGGCCTTGCGAAAACGCCTGGAGGAGCTTTCGGCATTTACGGAGAAGAGAGGGAAAAAGCTGCTGCTGCATGGATTGGCTGCTGCAGCGGTGCAGGAGGTGATTCATCCGTTTCGGCATGTTGAGGCGGCGTCTCAATGGCAGGATCGGCTGAAGCGGATCGAGGAAGCGATGCGACTGGAGCCGGCAATCCCCTCGACCCTCAGGGCGGAGCTCCGGGAATACCAGAAGGAAGGGTTCCGGTGGATGGTGAGGCTGGCCCATCTGGGCTGCGGGGCATGTCTTGCGGATGACATGGGGCTTGGCAAAACGGTGCAGACACTGGCTGTTCTGCTCGAAAAGGCGGCGCAGGCTCCCGCTCTGGTCATCGCACCCATGTCGGTTTGTGCGAACTGGATCGCCGAAGCCCATCGTTTTGCGCCGACCCTCCGGGTCCATACCCTGCATGTGCCGGATCGCAAAGCCCTGATCGATGGGCTGGGCGCCATGGACGTGCTTGTGACCAGCTATGGGCTGCTGCATCAGGAAGGGGAGGCGCTTGCCGCAAAATCCTGGGGGGTGATCGTCCTGGACGAGGCCCAGGCCATCAAGAACATGACGACCAAACGCTATCAGGCCGCTGTGCGCTTGCAGGGCAATTTCAAACTGATCACGACGGGTACCCCGGTTGAAAACCATCTGGGTGAGTTCTATACCCTGTTCCAGTTCATCAATCCGGGGCTTCTGGGCTCCAAAGACCGTTTCAACCGCCGCTTTGTTGTGCCCATCGAAAAAGAACACGACAAGCAGGCCCAGCAGCGGCTGCGAAAACTGGTCAAACCCTTTATCCTGAGAAGGCTCAAATCCCAGGTTCTGGAAGAGCTTCCGCCCAGAACCGATATTGTGTTGCACGTCGAGCTGAAGCCGGAGGAAATCGCCCTGTATGAAGCCATGCGGCAGAAGGCTCTCGAGCGCATCGCCACCATGGATGGCCCCATCGAAAGACGGCGCTTCGAGCTGCTTGCCGAGATCATGAAGCTTCGGCAGGTGTGCTGCCATCCCAAACTGGTCCATCCGGAGTTTCCCGATGTCGGCTCCAAGCTCGAGGTTTTCGGGGAAGTCGTTTCCGAACTGCTGGAAGGCGGGCATAAGGCGCTCGTGTTCAGCCAGTTTCTGGGGCATCTGGCCCTGATCCGGAATTATCTGCACAAGGCCGGAATCTCCTACCGGTATCTGGACGGGCAGACACCGGCCAAACAGCGCCAGCAGGAAATCGAAGCTTTTCAGTCCGGCAGCGGCGATCTCTTTTTGATCAGCCTCAAGGCGGGCGGGCTGGGTCTCAACCTGACGGCAGCCGACTACGTCATCCACATGGATCCGTGGTGGAACCCTGCGGTGGAGGATCAGGCCTCGGATCGGGCGCATCGCATCGGCCAGAGCCAGCCGGTTACGGTTTATCGGCTGGTGGCTCAGGGGACAATCGAGGAAAAGATCGTGAAACTGCATGCCGAAAAACGGGAACTGGCCGAATCCCTGCTGGAAGGCACGGACACCAGCGCCCGAATTGGCGCTGACGAGCTGCTGCGGCTTATCCAGGAGGAAGAGATGTGA
- a CDS encoding acyl-CoA thioesterase: MGISIEYPEPTVFSCETTVRITDLSTAGHLGFDHLVAIINDASARFFAQRNIHRKQGGVGAIYADLMVRYLAEAFFGDILGIEIAIGEVREKGLDLVFRITRGRTGVVVAIAKIGVLFFDYDQRKVVPIPAEFDMNPTV, translated from the coding sequence ATGGGTATATCGATCGAATATCCGGAGCCGACGGTGTTTTCATGCGAAACGACCGTTCGGATTACGGATTTGAGCACAGCGGGGCATTTGGGTTTTGATCATCTGGTTGCAATCATCAATGACGCCTCCGCCCGCTTCTTTGCCCAGCGGAACATTCACCGGAAACAGGGAGGGGTTGGAGCGATTTACGCGGATCTGATGGTTCGCTATCTCGCCGAGGCCTTTTTTGGCGATATTTTGGGCATCGAAATCGCTATCGGTGAAGTGCGTGAAAAAGGTCTCGATCTCGTGTTCCGGATTACCAGGGGGAGGACCGGTGTTGTGGTTGCCATCGCCAAAATCGGCGTGCTTTTTTTCGATTATGACCAGCGCAAGGTTGTGCCGATTCCCGCCGAATTTGATATGAATCCGACCGTGTGA